One genomic segment of Amycolatopsis sp. WQ 127309 includes these proteins:
- a CDS encoding SDR family oxidoreductase → MAENLAGKVVVITGGGQGIGAATASALARLGAQVVIGDLDQVRAEKTAGELGADALPLDVTDIRGFTGFLDEVERRHGRIDVLINNAGIMPLAGLEEESDATTRRQLEINLHAVIHGTREAMKRMRPRRSGHIVNVASFAGKAGFPGAATYCATKHAVVGLSEAVHLELHGSGVHVSCVMPAIVRTELASGLGEAKLFKSASPEDVADAIVAALRKPKFDVFVPRSLGPMGKLTGLLPRRAAELLARTLKADRLLASAAHSPARAAYEARAAESAPGAGPE, encoded by the coding sequence GTGGCCGAGAATCTCGCGGGCAAGGTCGTCGTCATCACCGGCGGTGGGCAGGGGATCGGCGCGGCGACCGCGTCGGCGCTCGCCCGGCTGGGCGCACAGGTGGTGATCGGCGACCTCGACCAGGTCCGGGCCGAGAAAACGGCCGGTGAGCTGGGCGCCGACGCGCTGCCGCTGGACGTCACCGACATCCGCGGCTTCACCGGGTTCCTCGACGAGGTCGAACGCCGGCACGGCCGCATCGACGTGCTGATCAACAACGCCGGGATCATGCCGCTCGCCGGCCTCGAAGAGGAGAGCGACGCCACGACCCGGCGGCAGCTCGAGATCAACCTGCACGCCGTCATCCACGGCACCCGCGAAGCGATGAAGCGGATGCGCCCGCGCCGCAGCGGGCACATCGTCAACGTCGCGTCGTTCGCCGGCAAAGCGGGCTTTCCGGGCGCGGCGACGTACTGCGCGACCAAGCACGCCGTCGTCGGGCTGTCCGAGGCCGTGCACCTGGAGCTGCACGGCTCCGGCGTGCACGTCTCCTGCGTGATGCCCGCGATCGTGCGGACCGAGCTCGCGAGCGGCCTCGGCGAGGCGAAGCTGTTCAAGTCCGCGAGCCCGGAAGACGTCGCCGACGCCATCGTCGCCGCGCTGCGGAAGCCGAAGTTCGACGTCTTCGTGCCCCGGTCACTGGGTCCTATGGGCAAACTCACGGGACTGCTGCCGCGCCGGGCCGCCGAACTGCTCGCGCGGACGTTGAAAGCGGACCGGCTTTTGGCTTCAGCGGCCCATTCCCCGGCCCGTGCGGCGTACGAAGCGCGGGCCGCGGAGAGCGCTCCCGGGGCGGGCCCGGAGTAA
- a CDS encoding GNAT family N-acetyltransferase, which yields MDNIVIRSGDSGDADILLRFFDEAVEWLVARGSSKQWGTEPWSGVPKRVERVQGMAADPGLRIAMVEGKPAGALIVSEDHDPHVPAVDERELYVRLLITSRRFTGQRVGGRLVEYALDEAKRRGIDLVRVDCWAGGDGDLQRYYESQGFKPTVRFDVDGWTGQVLEQRVG from the coding sequence ATGGACAACATCGTCATCCGATCGGGTGACTCCGGGGACGCCGACATCCTGCTGCGCTTCTTCGACGAAGCCGTCGAGTGGCTGGTCGCGCGGGGCAGCTCGAAGCAGTGGGGGACCGAGCCGTGGAGCGGCGTTCCGAAGCGGGTCGAGCGCGTCCAGGGCATGGCCGCCGATCCCGGGCTGCGGATCGCGATGGTCGAGGGCAAACCCGCGGGCGCGCTGATCGTCTCCGAGGACCACGATCCGCACGTGCCCGCCGTCGACGAGCGTGAGCTGTACGTGCGGCTGCTGATCACCTCCCGGCGGTTCACCGGGCAGCGCGTCGGCGGGCGGCTCGTCGAGTACGCGCTCGACGAGGCCAAGCGCCGCGGCATCGACCTCGTGCGCGTCGACTGCTGGGCCGGCGGCGACGGCGACCTGCAGCGCTACTACGAGAGCCAGGGCTTCAAGCCGACCGTGCGGTTCGACGTCGACGGCTGGACCGGTCAGGTGCTGGAGCAGCGCGTGGGGTAG
- a CDS encoding acyl-CoA dehydrogenase family protein yields the protein MIDFRLDEEYESLRKTVEDFAHAEVAPVIGALYEKEEFPYEIVAKMGEMGLFGLPFAEEFGGMGGDYFALCLALEELARVDSSVAITLEAGVSLGAMPIYRFGTQEQKEKWLPSLCEGTALGGFGLTEPGGGSDAGATRTRARQDGDDWVVNGSKAFITNSGTDITRLVTVTAVTDVMENGRKEISAILIPSGTPGFEVAPKYSKVGWNCSDTHELSFSDVHVPLANLVGTRGRGYAQFLSILDEGRVAIAALSVGLAQGCVDECLGYVKDRVAFGKRIGEYQAIQFKIADMEVRTHTARLAYYQAASKMLRGEPFKKEASIAKLVASNAAMDNARDATQIFGGYGFMNEYPVSRFYRDAKILEIGEGTSEVQKMLISRHLGVG from the coding sequence GTGATCGACTTCCGCCTGGACGAGGAATACGAGTCCCTCCGCAAGACGGTCGAGGACTTCGCGCACGCCGAGGTGGCGCCGGTGATCGGCGCGTTGTACGAGAAGGAGGAGTTCCCGTACGAGATCGTCGCGAAGATGGGCGAGATGGGCCTGTTCGGCCTGCCGTTCGCGGAGGAGTTCGGCGGCATGGGCGGCGACTACTTCGCGCTGTGCCTGGCCTTGGAGGAACTCGCCCGCGTCGACTCGTCGGTCGCGATCACGCTGGAGGCGGGCGTTTCCCTCGGCGCGATGCCGATCTACCGCTTCGGAACGCAGGAGCAGAAGGAAAAGTGGCTCCCGTCGCTGTGCGAGGGTACTGCCCTGGGCGGCTTCGGCCTGACGGAGCCGGGCGGCGGCTCGGACGCGGGCGCGACCCGCACGCGAGCGCGTCAGGACGGTGACGACTGGGTCGTCAACGGCAGCAAGGCGTTCATCACGAACTCGGGCACGGACATCACCCGCCTGGTCACGGTCACCGCCGTGACGGACGTGATGGAGAACGGCCGCAAGGAGATCTCGGCGATCCTCATCCCGTCGGGCACGCCGGGCTTCGAGGTCGCGCCGAAGTACTCGAAGGTCGGCTGGAACTGCTCGGACACCCACGAACTGTCCTTTTCGGACGTCCACGTCCCGCTGGCGAACCTGGTCGGCACGCGCGGCCGCGGGTACGCCCAGTTCCTGTCCATTTTGGACGAAGGCCGTGTCGCGATCGCCGCGCTGTCGGTGGGCCTGGCCCAGGGCTGCGTCGACGAGTGCCTGGGGTACGTGAAGGACCGTGTCGCGTTCGGCAAGCGCATCGGCGAGTACCAGGCGATCCAGTTCAAGATCGCCGACATGGAGGTCCGCACCCACACGGCGCGCCTGGCGTACTACCAGGCGGCGTCGAAGATGCTGCGCGGCGAGCCGTTCAAGAAGGAGGCGTCGATCGCCAAGCTGGTGGCCTCGAACGCCGCGATGGACAACGCCCGCGACGCAACCCAGATCTTCGGCGGCTACGGGTTCATGAACGAGTACCCGGTGAGCCGCTTCTACCGCGACGCCAAGATCCTGGAGATCGGCGAGGGCACGAGCGAGGTCCAGAAGATGCTGATCTCCCGCCACCTCGGCGTGGGCTGA
- a CDS encoding acetyl-CoA carboxylase biotin carboxylase subunit, with translation MFDSVLVANRGEIAVRVIRTLRDLGIRAVAVYSDADAEARHVHEADTAVRIGPAEAARSYLSIPAIVDAAVSSGAQAVHPGYGFLAENAAFARACEDAGLVFIGPPVAAIDAMGDKIRAKATVSKAGVPVVPGASDVDIPAGGFAAAAADVGYPLLIKPSAGGGGKGMRLVHAPDELDEAIESARREAKSSFGDDTLLIERFVTTPRHIEIQVMADTFGHVIHLGERECSLQRRHQKIIEEAPSVLLDEATRDKMGTAAAEAARSVGYVGAGTVEFIMSAHNPDEFFFMEMNTRLQVEHPVTELVTGLDLVEWQVRVAAGERLSVTQQDVSLRGHAVEARVYAEDPARGFIPTGGTVLAVHEPSGDGVRVDSWLAPGAVIGSNYDPMLAKVIAWGPDRAAALHRLDRALADTAVLGVGTNTAFLRGLLADADVRSGRLDTELVDRRLSTLVSSEVPAEFFVAAALDRLLELQPSGSVVDPWDVPDGWRMGAAGGVTFRLKSGQASAVVRVEGTPSSANVFVDDAAPVRVSARRDGSLLEVRQGGVFHRYRHASGPDRTVWLARDGQSFPFGEQEFALSSRGEAAGAGPVVSPMPGTVLVVKVAAGDVVRAGTPLLVVEAMKMEHTVTAPIDGVVSELPVRAGQQVALDETLAVVTPQEEQQ, from the coding sequence ATGTTCGACTCAGTGTTGGTCGCGAACCGTGGCGAGATCGCGGTGCGGGTCATCCGCACGCTGCGCGACCTCGGCATCCGCGCCGTCGCCGTGTACAGCGACGCCGACGCCGAGGCGCGGCACGTCCACGAGGCGGACACCGCCGTCCGGATCGGGCCCGCCGAAGCCGCTCGCAGCTACCTCTCCATTCCGGCCATTGTGGACGCCGCCGTGTCCTCGGGCGCGCAGGCGGTGCACCCGGGGTACGGCTTCCTGGCCGAAAACGCCGCGTTCGCGCGGGCCTGCGAGGACGCCGGGCTGGTGTTCATCGGCCCGCCGGTCGCCGCGATCGACGCCATGGGCGACAAGATCCGCGCCAAGGCGACGGTGTCGAAGGCCGGTGTCCCGGTCGTGCCCGGAGCGTCCGATGTGGACATCCCGGCCGGCGGGTTCGCCGCGGCCGCGGCCGACGTCGGGTACCCGCTGCTGATCAAGCCGTCCGCCGGTGGTGGTGGCAAGGGCATGCGGCTGGTGCACGCTCCCGATGAGCTGGACGAGGCCATCGAGTCGGCGCGGCGCGAGGCCAAGAGTTCGTTCGGGGACGACACGCTGCTGATCGAGCGGTTCGTCACGACCCCGCGGCACATCGAGATCCAGGTCATGGCCGACACGTTCGGGCACGTGATCCACCTCGGCGAGCGCGAGTGCAGCCTGCAGCGGCGGCACCAGAAGATCATCGAGGAAGCGCCGTCGGTGCTGCTCGACGAGGCGACCCGCGACAAGATGGGCACGGCGGCCGCCGAGGCTGCCCGCTCGGTCGGGTACGTCGGCGCGGGCACGGTCGAGTTCATCATGTCGGCGCACAACCCGGACGAGTTCTTCTTCATGGAGATGAACACCCGGCTGCAGGTCGAGCACCCGGTCACCGAGCTGGTCACCGGCCTCGACCTCGTCGAGTGGCAGGTCCGCGTCGCGGCCGGCGAACGGCTTTCCGTTACACAGCAGGACGTTTCGCTGCGCGGCCACGCCGTCGAGGCGCGGGTCTACGCCGAGGACCCGGCGCGCGGGTTCATCCCGACCGGCGGCACGGTGCTGGCCGTGCACGAGCCGTCCGGCGACGGCGTGCGCGTCGACTCGTGGCTGGCGCCCGGCGCGGTGATCGGCTCGAACTACGACCCGATGCTGGCCAAGGTCATCGCCTGGGGCCCGGACCGCGCGGCCGCGCTGCACCGGCTCGACCGGGCGCTGGCCGACACGGCGGTGCTGGGCGTCGGCACGAACACCGCGTTTCTGCGGGGATTGCTGGCTGATGCGGACGTGCGCTCCGGACGTCTTGACACCGAACTCGTCGATCGCCGTCTGTCCACATTGGTCTCGTCGGAGGTGCCCGCGGAGTTCTTCGTCGCGGCCGCGTTGGATCGCCTGCTGGAGCTGCAGCCGTCGGGATCCGTTGTGGACCCGTGGGACGTCCCGGACGGCTGGCGGATGGGCGCGGCCGGCGGCGTGACGTTCCGGCTGAAGTCCGGCCAGGCGTCGGCTGTGGTCCGGGTGGAAGGAACGCCGTCGTCCGCGAACGTCTTCGTCGACGACGCGGCGCCGGTGCGCGTCTCGGCTCGCCGTGACGGGTCCCTGCTGGAGGTTCGCCAGGGCGGCGTGTTCCACCGGTACCGGCACGCGTCCGGTCCCGATCGGACGGTGTGGCTGGCGCGCGACGGGCAGAGTTTTCCCTTCGGGGAACAGGAGTTCGCGCTCTCGTCGCGCGGCGAGGCCGCCGGCGCCGGGCCGGTCGTCAGCCCGATGCCGGGCACGGTGCTCGTCGTCAAGGTGGCCGCGGGTGACGTCGTGCGCGCCGGGACGCCGCTGCTGGTCGTCGAGGCGATGAAGATGGAGCACACGGTCACCGCGCCGATCGACGGCGTCGTCAGCGAACTCCCCGTCCGGGCCGGCCAACAGGTCGCGCTCGACGAAACCCTTGCCGTAGTCACGCCCCAAGAGGAGCAGCAGTGA
- a CDS encoding carboxyl transferase domain-containing protein, protein MDTPALGTSAAPDSEAYARNATSHAELVEDLRKRLSSARLGGPEKSRTRHVERGKLLPRDRVDTLLDPGSPFLELSPLAANGLYDDEAPSAGIITGIGRVSGRECVIVANDATVKGGTYYPMTVKKHLRAQEVALHNNLPCVYLVDSGGAFLPRQDEVFPDREHFGRIFYNQATMSARGIPQIAAVLGSCTAGGAYVPAMSDEAVIVRNQGTIFLGGPPLVKAATGEVVTAEELGGGDVHSRQSGVTDHLADDDAHALRIVRSIVSTLGPRTPRPWDVLPTEAPAVDPAELYGVVPTDSRTPYDVREVIARIVDGSRFGEFKKEYGATLVTGFARIHGHPVGIVANNGVLFAESAMKGAHFIELCDKRSIPLLFLQNITGFMVGRAYEAGGIAKHGAKMVTAVACARVPKLTVVIGGSFGAGNYSMCGRAYSPRFLWMWPNARISVMGGEQAASVLSTVRRDSIEGRGGEWSTEDEETFKDPIREQYEAQGSPYYSTARLWDDGVIDPADTRTVLGLALSTAANAPLSDVNYGVFRM, encoded by the coding sequence ATGGACACGCCGGCTCTGGGGACGTCTGCCGCCCCGGACAGCGAGGCTTACGCCCGCAACGCCACATCCCACGCGGAGCTGGTCGAAGACCTCCGCAAACGCCTCTCGAGCGCCCGCCTCGGCGGCCCGGAGAAGTCGCGCACCCGGCACGTCGAACGCGGCAAGCTGCTCCCGCGCGACCGCGTCGACACGCTGCTGGACCCGGGTTCGCCGTTCCTCGAGCTGTCGCCGCTGGCCGCGAACGGACTGTACGACGACGAAGCGCCGTCGGCGGGCATCATCACCGGGATCGGGCGCGTCTCCGGCCGCGAGTGCGTGATCGTCGCCAACGACGCCACCGTCAAGGGCGGCACCTACTACCCGATGACGGTGAAGAAGCACCTGCGCGCCCAGGAGGTCGCGCTCCACAACAACCTGCCGTGCGTCTACCTGGTGGACTCCGGCGGCGCGTTCCTGCCGCGGCAGGACGAGGTCTTCCCGGATCGTGAACACTTCGGCCGGATCTTCTACAACCAGGCGACGATGTCCGCGCGCGGCATCCCGCAGATCGCCGCGGTGCTCGGCTCTTGCACCGCCGGCGGCGCGTACGTCCCGGCGATGAGCGACGAGGCCGTGATCGTCCGGAACCAGGGCACGATCTTCCTCGGCGGCCCGCCGCTGGTGAAGGCCGCGACCGGCGAGGTCGTCACGGCCGAGGAACTGGGCGGCGGCGACGTCCACTCGCGCCAGTCCGGCGTCACCGACCACCTGGCCGACGACGACGCGCACGCGCTGCGGATCGTCCGCTCGATCGTCTCGACGCTCGGGCCGCGCACGCCGCGCCCGTGGGACGTCCTCCCCACCGAGGCGCCGGCCGTCGACCCCGCCGAGCTGTACGGCGTCGTGCCGACCGACTCGCGCACACCGTACGACGTGCGCGAGGTGATCGCGCGGATCGTCGACGGCAGCCGCTTCGGCGAGTTCAAGAAGGAGTACGGCGCGACGCTGGTCACCGGGTTCGCCCGGATCCACGGCCACCCGGTCGGCATCGTCGCGAACAACGGCGTCCTGTTCGCCGAGTCCGCGATGAAGGGCGCGCACTTCATCGAGCTGTGCGACAAGCGCTCGATCCCGCTGCTGTTCCTGCAGAACATCACCGGCTTCATGGTCGGGCGCGCCTACGAGGCCGGCGGCATCGCCAAGCACGGCGCGAAGATGGTCACCGCGGTGGCCTGCGCGCGGGTGCCGAAGCTGACCGTCGTGATCGGCGGCTCGTTCGGCGCCGGCAACTACTCGATGTGCGGCCGGGCGTACTCGCCGCGGTTCCTCTGGATGTGGCCGAACGCGCGGATCTCGGTGATGGGCGGCGAGCAGGCGGCGTCGGTCCTCTCGACGGTCCGTCGCGACTCCATCGAGGGGCGCGGCGGCGAATGGTCCACAGAGGACGAAGAGACGTTCAAGGACCCGATCCGCGAACAGTACGAGGCGCAGGGCAGCCCGTACTACTCCACCGCGCGGCTGTGGGACGACGGCGTCATCGACCCGGCCGACACCCGCACGGTCCTCGGTCTCGCGCTCTCGACCGCGGCGAACGCTCCCTTGTCCGATGTCAACTACGGCGTCTTCCGGATGTGA
- a CDS encoding SGNH/GDSL hydrolase family protein yields the protein MGVPIRTARRFLLRLTTALGAVALSTLGVVGTAHAAGAVYAALGDSYSSGVGAGSYGSSGSCYRSSNAYAQLWTNAHAGTALTFLACSGAKTPDVISQAGSIPANATLVTVTVGGNDAGFTDVIQTCTLGSDADCTNRVNTAKTYVNNTLPALLTNTYNAIKAKAPGARLVVLSYPRFYTVPGSCWVGLSDTKRTAINSGADTLASVTASRAAAAGATFVDVRSAFTGHNICSSAGDYLHSLTWPVIESYHPTAAGQSGGYYAPLRGAIG from the coding sequence ATGGGGGTTCCGATCCGTACCGCGCGACGTTTTCTCCTGCGGCTGACCACAGCACTGGGTGCCGTCGCCCTGTCCACCCTCGGCGTCGTGGGCACCGCTCATGCCGCCGGGGCCGTCTACGCCGCGCTCGGCGACTCCTACTCCTCCGGGGTCGGGGCCGGCAGCTACGGCAGCTCCGGGAGCTGTTACCGCAGCTCGAACGCCTACGCCCAGCTGTGGACCAACGCCCACGCCGGCACGGCGCTCACGTTCCTGGCCTGTTCCGGCGCGAAGACGCCGGACGTCATCAGCCAGGCCGGCTCGATCCCCGCCAACGCGACCCTGGTCACCGTCACCGTGGGCGGCAACGACGCCGGCTTCACCGACGTGATCCAGACCTGCACCCTCGGCAGCGACGCGGACTGCACCAACCGCGTCAACACCGCGAAGACCTACGTCAACAACACCCTCCCGGCGCTGCTGACGAACACCTACAACGCGATCAAGGCGAAGGCGCCGGGCGCGCGGCTCGTCGTCCTGTCCTACCCGCGCTTCTACACCGTGCCCGGCTCCTGCTGGGTCGGGCTGAGCGACACCAAGCGCACCGCGATCAACTCGGGCGCCGACACGCTGGCGTCGGTGACGGCGTCGCGCGCGGCGGCGGCGGGCGCGACGTTCGTCGACGTCCGGTCGGCGTTCACCGGCCACAACATCTGCTCCTCGGCCGGCGACTACCTGCACAGCCTCACCTGGCCGGTCATCGAGTCGTACCACCCGACGGCGGCCGGCCAGTCCGGCGGCTACTACGCCCCGCTCCGGGGTGCCATCGGCTGA
- a CDS encoding TetR/AcrR family transcriptional regulator: protein MAANPTPLVNGEKANRREQIMSAAAELFAHHGFHGVGIDDIGAAVGISGPALYRHFRSKDAILGEMLNSISRYLLDGGTARASRPGEPDDTLSGLVRFHVDFALEHPALITVQERNLANLTDTDRKQVRALQRQYVEVWVRAIRDALPELGERQARSAAHAVFGLINSTPYNRHLGDAELAELLCRLALGALRAAG, encoded by the coding sequence ATGGCGGCGAACCCGACCCCCCTCGTGAACGGCGAGAAGGCGAACAGACGCGAACAGATCATGTCCGCGGCCGCCGAGTTGTTCGCCCACCACGGCTTCCACGGCGTCGGCATCGACGACATCGGCGCCGCGGTCGGCATCTCCGGCCCGGCGCTCTACCGCCACTTCCGCAGCAAGGACGCCATCCTCGGCGAGATGCTGAACTCGATCAGCCGCTACCTGCTCGACGGCGGCACCGCGCGGGCGAGCCGGCCCGGTGAACCGGACGACACGCTGAGCGGGCTGGTCCGGTTCCACGTCGATTTCGCGCTCGAGCACCCGGCGCTGATCACCGTCCAGGAGCGCAACCTTGCGAACCTCACCGACACCGACCGCAAGCAGGTGCGCGCGCTGCAGCGGCAGTACGTCGAGGTGTGGGTCCGCGCGATCCGCGACGCGCTGCCGGAGCTGGGCGAACGCCAGGCCCGGTCGGCGGCGCACGCCGTGTTCGGACTGATCAACTCGACGCCGTACAACCGCCATCTCGGTGATGCCGAACTCGCGGAACTGCTCTGCCGCCTCGCGCTGGGTGCGTTGCGCGCGGCCGGATGA
- a CDS encoding TetR/AcrR family transcriptional regulator — translation MRNLLQHALDAELPGDETSERIMGAALTQAEDFGLRRFTVDDVARRVGLSRVTIYRYFPKKDQLLNALILREMKRFLTKVDAVLEAQPTPEEKLIEGLSFSLVYLRGHRLLNRLLRTEPELILPHLTVQAGGLFAAARARIATHFRAEVAAGRLSLPDDDIDGMAELLIRIVVSLVLTPETVLPVDDDVERRRVAELYLTPIVRSLRPA, via the coding sequence ATGCGCAACCTCCTGCAGCACGCGCTCGACGCCGAGCTGCCCGGTGACGAGACGTCCGAGCGGATCATGGGCGCGGCCCTGACCCAGGCCGAGGACTTCGGGCTGCGCCGGTTCACCGTGGACGACGTCGCGCGCCGCGTCGGGCTCTCGCGCGTGACGATCTACCGGTACTTCCCGAAGAAGGACCAGCTGCTCAACGCGCTGATCCTGCGGGAGATGAAGCGGTTCCTGACGAAGGTCGACGCCGTCCTCGAAGCGCAGCCGACGCCGGAGGAGAAGCTCATCGAGGGGTTGAGCTTCTCCCTGGTCTACTTGCGCGGCCACCGGCTGCTCAACCGCCTGCTGCGCACCGAACCGGAGCTGATCCTGCCGCACCTGACGGTGCAGGCCGGCGGCCTGTTCGCGGCCGCGCGGGCCCGGATCGCGACGCACTTCCGCGCGGAGGTCGCCGCGGGCCGCCTCAGCCTGCCGGACGACGACATCGACGGCATGGCCGAGCTGCTCATCCGGATCGTGGTCTCACTCGTGCTCACGCCCGAGACGGTGCTGCCGGTGGACGACGACGTCGAACGCCGTCGCGTCGCGGAGCTGTACCTGACCCCGATCGTGCGATCCCTGCGCCCGGCGTAG
- a CDS encoding diiron oxygenase codes for MGDREATAERLLKSSARLSYDPDVDVHWAAPLDEDQFFIPERLVSLYGTPLWDTLTRAQRIELSRQELVNTVSVGIWFEIILMQMLLRASYRQDPTTRHVHYALTEVADECRHSTMFATLIERVGGRPYRNNRWLQRSAQALPLILHGPAMWVATLIGEEIFDALQREHLDDESVQPVVRAVMRIHVTEEARHVRYARDDLVRSLAGAPWWRKEFTRIVVAAGALLMSRLLSRPRQYQRAGLDPAVAVAAARSSAHRRETLSFGARKLVRFLRENDLIGGPSAVLWRRAGML; via the coding sequence ATGGGTGATCGTGAAGCGACGGCCGAGAGGCTGCTCAAGTCGAGCGCCCGGCTCTCCTACGACCCGGACGTCGACGTCCACTGGGCCGCGCCGCTCGACGAGGACCAGTTCTTCATCCCCGAACGGCTGGTTTCGCTGTACGGCACGCCGTTGTGGGACACGCTGACGCGCGCGCAGCGGATCGAGCTGTCACGCCAAGAGCTGGTCAACACCGTCAGCGTCGGCATCTGGTTCGAGATCATCCTGATGCAGATGCTGCTGCGCGCGTCCTACCGGCAGGACCCGACGACGCGGCACGTGCACTACGCGCTGACCGAGGTCGCCGACGAATGCCGGCACTCCACGATGTTCGCGACGCTGATCGAGCGCGTCGGCGGCCGGCCCTACCGCAACAACCGCTGGCTGCAACGGTCCGCGCAGGCGCTGCCGCTGATCCTGCACGGGCCCGCGATGTGGGTGGCCACGCTGATCGGCGAGGAGATCTTCGACGCGCTGCAGCGCGAGCACCTCGACGACGAGTCGGTGCAGCCGGTGGTGCGCGCGGTGATGCGGATCCACGTCACCGAAGAGGCGCGGCACGTCCGCTACGCGCGTGACGACCTGGTCCGTTCGCTGGCCGGCGCACCGTGGTGGCGCAAGGAGTTCACGCGCATTGTCGTTGCCGCGGGCGCGTTGCTGATGTCGCGGCTGCTGTCCCGGCCGCGGCAGTACCAGCGCGCCGGGCTCGACCCCGCGGTGGCCGTCGCGGCGGCGCGGTCGAGCGCGCACCGGCGGGAGACGCTCTCTTTCGGCGCCCGGAAGCTGGTGCGGTTCCTGCGGGAGAACGACCTGATCGGCGGGCCGAGCGCGGTGCTCTGGCGCCGCGCCGGGATGCTCTAG
- a CDS encoding homoserine O-acetyltransferase, whose translation MTAEPVTGAWRIGDPPGRRQFVTGPELALEAGGVLPGYSLAYETWGTLNSDASNAILLEHALTGDSHAAGPAEHGHPSAGWWDGLIGPGKALDTKEFFVVVPNVLGGCQGSTGPSSLDPDGTPWGSRFPVVTVRDQVATEAVLADALGITRWAAVVGGSMGGMRALEWAVSLPSRVATVLVLASTARASAEQIAWAAPQLHAIRADPDWHGGDYYSAPAGPHRGLGVARRIAHVTYRSEPELADRFGRRYQDGEDPLRGGRFAVESYLDHHAEKLAGRFDANSYLVLTESMNTHDVGRDRGGVAAALGRVTARAVIGGVDSDRLYPLYQSAEIAAGIKGTTEPAVVTSPYGHDSFLIETEQIAALVKALLG comes from the coding sequence GTGACGGCTGAGCCCGTCACCGGGGCCTGGCGGATCGGTGATCCGCCAGGCCGCCGGCAGTTCGTCACCGGCCCCGAGCTCGCGCTCGAGGCCGGTGGTGTGCTGCCCGGGTACAGCCTGGCCTACGAAACGTGGGGGACGCTGAACTCCGACGCGTCCAACGCGATCCTCCTCGAGCACGCGCTGACCGGCGACAGCCACGCCGCCGGCCCAGCGGAGCACGGCCACCCCAGCGCGGGCTGGTGGGACGGCCTGATCGGGCCCGGGAAAGCCTTGGACACCAAGGAGTTCTTCGTCGTGGTCCCGAACGTGCTCGGCGGCTGCCAGGGCTCGACCGGGCCTTCTTCGCTCGATCCCGACGGGACGCCGTGGGGCAGCCGCTTCCCGGTCGTGACGGTCCGGGACCAGGTCGCGACCGAGGCCGTGCTGGCCGACGCGCTCGGGATCACGCGCTGGGCGGCCGTCGTCGGCGGGTCGATGGGCGGGATGCGCGCGCTCGAGTGGGCGGTTTCGCTGCCGTCGCGAGTGGCGACGGTGCTGGTCCTGGCGTCGACGGCGCGCGCGTCGGCCGAGCAGATCGCCTGGGCGGCCCCGCAGCTGCACGCGATCCGCGCCGACCCGGACTGGCACGGCGGTGACTACTACTCGGCGCCGGCCGGGCCACACCGCGGCCTCGGCGTCGCGCGCCGGATCGCGCACGTGACCTACCGCAGCGAGCCGGAGCTGGCCGACCGGTTCGGCCGGAGGTACCAGGACGGCGAGGATCCGTTGCGGGGCGGGCGGTTCGCCGTCGAGTCCTATTTGGACCACCACGCGGAGAAGCTGGCCGGCCGGTTCGACGCGAACAGCTACCTGGTCCTGACGGAGTCGATGAACACCCACGACGTCGGCCGTGACCGCGGCGGTGTCGCGGCGGCCCTCGGGCGCGTGACGGCTCGCGCGGTGATCGGCGGGGTGGACAGCGACCGGCTCTACCCGCTGTACCAGTCGGCGGAGATCGCGGCCGGGATCAAGGGCACGACGGAGCCCGCGGTGGTGACGTCGCCCTACGGCCACGACTCGTTCCTCATCGAGACCGAGCAGATCGCCGCGCTGGTGAAGGCGTTGCTGGGCTAG